From a region of the Candidatus Brocadia sp. genome:
- a CDS encoding metallophosphoesterase, translating into MISRRTFVLGTLGYGFGFVTLGGYSRWLEPRWVETNHVPIKIHALPKQFEGMTIAQLSDIHHCKYVPRDFIRRCVQKANALCPDVIVLTGDYVYRSRAFIASVAEELSALRAKEGVFAVLGNHDDKDQTFHALSKAGIRVLINEHVPLYRKNDYLFIAGVDDLWRGRVDFRRTLKGTDDKPKLLLAHNPDTIEMAEAREIHFMMAGHTHGGQISVPLYGPPVVYSRFGYIAGLFHKGNTTMYVNKGIGISGLPVRFLARPEITLFTLRSEEVKDAQHQKRQC; encoded by the coding sequence ATGATTTCGCGGAGAACGTTTGTGCTGGGCACTCTGGGATACGGATTTGGGTTCGTAACTCTGGGGGGTTACAGCCGGTGGCTTGAACCTCGCTGGGTTGAAACGAATCATGTCCCGATAAAGATTCATGCCCTGCCAAAACAGTTTGAGGGGATGACGATTGCCCAGTTATCGGATATTCATCATTGCAAATACGTTCCCAGGGATTTTATCCGGAGATGCGTTCAAAAGGCAAACGCGTTATGTCCGGACGTCATTGTGTTGACGGGGGACTATGTGTATCGTTCCCGCGCATTTATTGCGTCCGTTGCAGAGGAATTGTCTGCGCTCAGGGCAAAAGAAGGGGTCTTTGCCGTGCTGGGGAATCATGACGATAAAGACCAGACTTTCCATGCCTTATCCAAGGCAGGTATCCGTGTGTTGATCAATGAGCATGTCCCTCTTTACCGGAAAAACGATTATCTGTTTATCGCCGGAGTAGATGATCTGTGGAGAGGGCGGGTGGATTTCCGCAGGACTTTAAAAGGCACCGATGACAAACCAAAACTCTTATTAGCCCACAACCCAGATACGATTGAGATGGCAGAGGCGAGGGAGATTCATTTTATGATGGCGGGCCATACTCATGGCGGGCAGATAAGTGTCCCTTTGTATGGACCTCCCGTGGTGTATTCTCGTTTTGGCTATATAGCGGGGCTGTTTCACAAGGGAAACACGACGATGTATGTAAACAAAGGCATTGGAATTTCCGGTCTCCCGGTGCGATTTTTAGCGCGGCCGGAAATTACCTTGTTTACGTTGCGGAGTGAAGAAGTCAAGGATGCGCAGCATCAGAAGCGCCAATGTTGA